One genomic window of Myxococcus virescens includes the following:
- a CDS encoding GMC family oxidoreductase N-terminal domain-containing protein codes for MRLCIVGSGVAAVITARAALERGYEVVMLEAGPRTPMRDSRRWLDFVTTGVRPYHACEDSQGDANSRPGVQPERDHFLIKGSRLMAVGGSTLHWSGWTPRLQPEDLELRKRTGKGNDWPFSYTQLEPYYSQAESLLNVTGPNAPVDGHPTPWRSQPYKWNSPPYPIESEPVRHALKALGITYDHIPMSRRGPGGEGVGGPCMTFGTCRYCPMGARFDPTLLLADMESHPGFRLLASSPVLAVRMAGAVAQGVTYRTAEGETATLDADAVLVAAGALETPKLLWHSGFDEQRLPALGRYLVTHPMLKLEGKLAKPPREFNGREVPMPALFSRHFDTPEQQAAGKMIFSEYPEEPDLQSWVRQEQLAPEYIASFARESRLNLHGFIEEFPQAENRLRFTGKPGERQVEIHYAVDAGFSARWQWMTDTLMQVMKTAGCRESEVWVSGVIRRADHSVGTARFGLGPDSGVVDGRHLVFGTKNLFALTNGNFPNNGAINPTLTLTALSLRFADQVLPDLASTRTTARP; via the coding sequence ATGAGGCTGTGTATCGTCGGAAGTGGTGTTGCCGCGGTCATCACCGCCCGCGCCGCGCTGGAGCGGGGCTACGAGGTGGTGATGCTCGAAGCCGGCCCTCGCACGCCCATGCGGGACTCGCGCCGCTGGCTGGACTTCGTCACCACGGGCGTTCGGCCCTACCACGCCTGTGAGGACTCGCAGGGTGACGCCAACTCCCGCCCCGGTGTCCAACCCGAGCGCGACCACTTCCTCATCAAGGGCAGCCGGCTCATGGCGGTGGGCGGGTCGACGCTGCACTGGAGCGGCTGGACGCCCCGCCTCCAGCCCGAGGACCTGGAGCTGCGCAAGCGCACCGGCAAGGGGAACGACTGGCCCTTCAGCTACACCCAGCTCGAGCCCTATTACAGCCAGGCCGAGTCCCTGCTGAACGTCACCGGCCCCAACGCGCCCGTGGACGGGCATCCCACGCCCTGGCGCTCACAGCCCTACAAGTGGAACAGCCCGCCGTATCCCATCGAGTCGGAGCCGGTGCGCCACGCATTGAAGGCGCTGGGCATCACCTATGACCACATTCCCATGTCGCGCAGAGGCCCCGGCGGCGAGGGTGTGGGCGGCCCGTGCATGACGTTTGGCACGTGCCGGTATTGCCCGATGGGCGCGCGCTTCGACCCCACCCTGCTGCTGGCGGACATGGAATCCCACCCGGGCTTCCGGTTGCTCGCGAGCAGCCCGGTGCTGGCCGTGCGCATGGCGGGAGCGGTGGCCCAGGGCGTCACCTACCGCACCGCCGAGGGTGAGACGGCCACGCTGGACGCGGACGCCGTGCTGGTGGCCGCGGGCGCCCTGGAGACGCCCAAGCTGCTGTGGCATTCCGGCTTCGATGAGCAGCGCCTGCCCGCGCTCGGGCGCTACCTGGTCACCCACCCGATGCTGAAGCTCGAGGGCAAGCTGGCGAAGCCCCCCCGGGAGTTCAACGGGCGCGAGGTCCCCATGCCCGCCCTCTTCTCGCGGCACTTCGACACGCCGGAGCAGCAGGCCGCCGGGAAGATGATCTTCTCCGAGTACCCGGAGGAGCCAGACCTGCAGTCATGGGTCCGCCAGGAGCAACTTGCGCCCGAGTACATCGCCTCCTTCGCCCGGGAGAGCCGGCTCAACCTCCATGGCTTCATCGAGGAGTTCCCCCAGGCGGAGAACCGCCTGCGCTTCACGGGCAAGCCGGGCGAGCGTCAGGTGGAGATTCACTACGCGGTGGACGCGGGGTTCTCCGCGCGCTGGCAGTGGATGACCGACACCTTGATGCAGGTGATGAAGACCGCGGGCTGCCGCGAGTCGGAGGTCTGGGTTTCGGGCGTGATTCGCCGGGCGGACCACTCGGTGGGCACGGCGCGCTTCGGCCTAGGACCGGACTCGGGCGTCGTGGACGGAAGGCACCTCGTCTTCGGGACGAAGAACCTGTTCGCCCTCACCAACGGCAACTTCCCGAACAACGGCGCCATCAACCCGACGCTGACGCTGACCGCCCTCTCGCTGCGCTTCGCGGACCAGGTGCTGCCGGACCTGGCGTCGACACGAACTACAGCGCGGCCTTGA
- a CDS encoding efflux RND transporter permease subunit has product MAKSGGDMWIVRLALRRPYTFVVAALLLVFVSVQVIRESPTDILPEVDIPVISVVWSYDGLPAQQIERQITQYSEYSLANNVANLARQESQSFDGVSVARLYLHPGADVAEAMAQVTASSQSITRRMPPGTQPPIILRYSASSVPILQVSFSSETLTESQIYDHVNQRVRPLLGTVRGARIPQLMGGKVRQMTVDLDLEALEAHGLAPHDVASAVSAQNLVLPTGNIKMGAHEYRVTLNSSPETLAALNDIPVRRSDGRVVFLRDVAHVHDGFAVQTNIAREEGRRSVILSVMKTGDASTLEVARRVRELLPTIQAAAPEGLSVRLLADQSSFVTTAIHGLLVEGVIAALLTATMILLFLGSWRSTLIIAISIPLSVLAAILVLRGLGYTLDSMTLGGLALAVGILVDDATVEIENIHRNLAMGKPLTQAILDGAEQIAVPAFVASLSIGIVFVSVLFLEGPARYLFLPMGLAVGLSVMASYLLSRTLVPTLVQFLLRAEVQRHGQPQRGWLARLHHRFEEGFERFRARYVRALQGALARPRRVLVFFLLAVLAAVGLMPFVGRDFFPTVDAGQLRLHVVAPPGTRIEETERYLSLVEDAVRELIPAEDRVSLIDMMGMPGGYNLALTDTSNVSSADGEVLVTLAPKRRVRTDAYVRLLREELPRRFPELTFYFQPADIVTQILNFGLPSPIDVQVSGSQREATYAIARKLEAELGQVRGAVDVRLSQVVNAPRLHFEVDRVRSSAVGLTQRDVANNVLLTVSSSSQVSPSFWIDPKTGNSYPVSVRVPETRVSSVEDLTRMALPTREGPQLLGDLTRVQREWTPVFVTHVDIQPTFNVRADVQDTDLGSVASRLERIVDRYREELPPGSRIQVRGQVESMRTSFDRLLLGLLFAAVLVYALMVVNFQSWLDPFIIITALPGAVVGMVVSLFATQTPFSIPSLMGAIMSVGVATANSVLVVSFANEQLALGASAAEAALEAGRVRVRPVLMTALAMGLGMLPMSLNLGEGGEQNAALGCAVIGGLVGATVATLFFVPVVYSLMQARRAVRAAAPELEPSVTA; this is encoded by the coding sequence ATGGCAAAGAGCGGAGGCGATATGTGGATCGTCCGGCTGGCGCTCCGACGCCCCTATACCTTCGTGGTGGCGGCGCTGCTGCTCGTCTTCGTGAGTGTGCAGGTCATCCGCGAATCCCCCACGGACATCCTCCCCGAGGTCGACATCCCCGTCATCAGCGTCGTCTGGAGCTATGACGGGCTGCCCGCGCAGCAGATTGAGCGGCAGATTACTCAATACAGTGAATACTCCCTGGCGAACAACGTGGCGAACCTGGCCCGGCAGGAAAGCCAGTCATTCGACGGTGTATCGGTCGCCCGGTTGTATCTACACCCCGGGGCTGACGTGGCCGAGGCCATGGCCCAGGTGACGGCGTCCTCGCAATCCATCACCCGGCGCATGCCTCCGGGGACGCAGCCGCCCATCATCCTCCGGTATTCGGCCAGCAGCGTGCCCATCCTCCAGGTGTCGTTCAGCAGCGAGACGCTCACCGAGTCGCAAATCTACGACCATGTGAATCAACGCGTCCGGCCCCTGCTCGGCACGGTCCGGGGCGCGCGCATTCCCCAGCTCATGGGCGGCAAGGTCCGTCAGATGACCGTGGACCTGGACCTGGAAGCCCTCGAGGCCCATGGGCTGGCGCCGCACGACGTCGCCTCGGCGGTCTCCGCGCAGAACCTGGTCCTGCCCACGGGGAACATCAAGATGGGCGCGCACGAGTACCGCGTGACGCTCAACAGCAGTCCGGAGACGCTCGCCGCGCTCAATGACATCCCGGTGCGCCGGAGCGATGGCCGTGTCGTGTTTCTCCGAGACGTGGCGCATGTACATGACGGCTTCGCGGTGCAGACGAACATCGCCCGGGAGGAGGGCCGGCGCTCCGTCATCCTGTCCGTGATGAAGACGGGGGACGCCTCGACGTTGGAGGTCGCCCGCCGCGTGCGCGAGCTGCTGCCCACCATCCAGGCCGCCGCGCCGGAGGGGTTGTCGGTGCGGTTGCTGGCGGACCAGTCCTCCTTCGTGACGACCGCCATCCACGGGCTCCTGGTGGAAGGGGTCATCGCCGCGCTGCTGACGGCGACGATGATCCTCCTGTTCCTGGGGAGCTGGCGGAGCACGCTCATCATCGCCATCTCCATTCCCTTGTCGGTGCTCGCGGCCATCCTGGTGTTGCGGGGCCTCGGGTACACGCTCGACTCGATGACGCTGGGCGGGCTGGCGCTCGCGGTGGGCATCCTCGTGGATGACGCCACGGTGGAGATAGAGAACATCCACCGCAACCTGGCCATGGGGAAGCCGCTCACCCAGGCCATCCTGGATGGCGCGGAGCAGATCGCCGTGCCCGCCTTCGTCGCCTCGCTCTCCATTGGCATCGTCTTCGTCTCGGTGCTCTTCCTGGAGGGGCCGGCCCGGTACCTGTTCCTGCCCATGGGCCTGGCGGTGGGGCTCTCCGTGATGGCCTCGTATCTGCTCTCGCGCACGCTGGTGCCCACGCTCGTGCAGTTCCTGCTGCGCGCGGAGGTCCAGCGGCACGGACAGCCCCAGAGGGGCTGGCTGGCGCGACTGCACCACCGGTTCGAGGAGGGCTTCGAGCGCTTCCGGGCGCGGTACGTGAGGGCGCTCCAGGGGGCCCTGGCCCGGCCGCGCCGCGTGCTGGTTTTCTTCCTGCTCGCGGTGTTGGCGGCAGTGGGGTTGATGCCCTTCGTGGGCCGGGACTTCTTTCCCACCGTGGACGCGGGCCAGCTCCGCCTTCACGTCGTGGCGCCGCCGGGGACGCGCATCGAGGAGACGGAGCGGTACCTGTCGCTCGTGGAGGACGCCGTGCGCGAGCTCATCCCCGCCGAGGACCGGGTGAGCCTGATTGACATGATGGGCATGCCGGGCGGCTACAACCTCGCGCTGACGGACACCTCCAACGTGAGCAGCGCGGACGGGGAGGTCCTCGTGACGCTGGCTCCGAAGCGCCGGGTCCGGACGGACGCGTACGTCCGGCTGCTGCGCGAGGAGTTGCCGCGGCGCTTCCCGGAGCTCACGTTCTACTTCCAGCCCGCGGACATCGTGACGCAGATTCTCAACTTCGGGCTGCCGTCGCCCATTGACGTGCAGGTGTCGGGCTCCCAGCGCGAGGCCACCTATGCCATCGCGCGTAAGCTCGAGGCGGAGCTGGGGCAGGTCCGCGGCGCGGTGGACGTGCGCCTGTCGCAGGTGGTGAACGCGCCGCGGCTGCACTTCGAGGTGGACCGGGTCCGCTCCAGCGCGGTGGGGCTCACGCAGCGGGACGTGGCCAACAACGTGCTGCTCACCGTGTCATCCAGCTCGCAGGTGAGCCCCAGCTTCTGGATCGACCCGAAGACAGGGAACAGCTATCCGGTGTCGGTGCGCGTGCCGGAGACGCGGGTGTCCTCGGTGGAGGACCTGACGCGGATGGCGCTGCCCACCCGGGAGGGGCCTCAGCTCCTGGGCGACCTCACCCGGGTGCAGCGTGAGTGGACGCCCGTCTTCGTCACCCACGTGGACATCCAGCCCACCTTCAACGTCCGCGCGGACGTCCAGGACACGGACCTGGGCAGCGTGGCGTCGCGGCTGGAGCGGATCGTCGACCGCTACCGAGAGGAGCTGCCGCCGGGCTCGCGCATCCAGGTGCGTGGGCAGGTGGAGAGCATGCGCACCAGCTTCGACCGGCTGCTGTTGGGCCTGCTGTTCGCGGCGGTGCTCGTCTATGCGCTGATGGTGGTCAACTTCCAGTCCTGGCTGGACCCCTTCATCATCATCACCGCGCTGCCCGGGGCGGTGGTGGGCATGGTGGTTTCGCTGTTCGCCACGCAGACGCCGTTCAGCATTCCCTCGTTGATGGGCGCCATCATGAGCGTGGGCGTGGCCACGGCGAACTCCGTGCTGGTGGTGTCCTTCGCCAACGAGCAGCTCGCGCTCGGCGCGAGCGCGGCGGAGGCGGCGCTCGAAGCGGGGCGGGTGCGGGTGCGCCCCGTGTTGATGACGGCGCTGGCCATGGGCCTGGGCATGCTCCCCATGTCCCTGAACCTGGGCGAGGGCGGCGAGCAGAACGCCGCGCTCGGCTGCGCCGTCATTGGCGGCCTCGTGGGCGCCACGGTGGCGACCCTGTTCTTCGTTCCGGTCGTCTACAGTCTGATGCAGGCGCGGCGGGCTGTCCGCGCGGCGGCCCCTGAACTCGAGCCCTCGGTGACAGCGTGA